The following are encoded in a window of Etheostoma cragini isolate CJK2018 chromosome 7, CSU_Ecrag_1.0, whole genome shotgun sequence genomic DNA:
- the LOC117948297 gene encoding N-acetyltransferase 8, whose amino-acid sequence MAQKNNFQFSIREYRPSDEHEVMSLFRDGVLEHVYPAFFNAMSHPDHVGIALSISMAGYVLGGSSYFQALLFGSAWAGLLYYCCYEIYEDYMTRRLSTDMADIQANYLEKPDSGFWVAEADTNGQSKVVGMVAVTGKMTGERFDDWNGGAMGEGPEFAQDAGDGSYGEMSHTIVVFPWRRQNLGSQLTRKALDFCKEQGYARLVLDVSSPQTAAISLYQKCGFVQTECHRNTHANRWFSKLARINVMRMEKLI is encoded by the exons ATGGCCCAGAAAAACAACT TTCAATTCTCCATCAGGGAATATAGACCCTCAGACGAACATGAGGTCATGTCCCTCTTTCGCGACGGGGTACTCGAACATGTATACCCGGCTTTCTTCAATGCCATGAGCCACCCAGACCATGTTGGCATTGCGCTGAGCATTTCCATGGCTGGGTATGTGCTGGGAGGCAGCTCCTATTTCCAAGCGTTACTCTTTGGCAGTGCATGGGCTGGCCTCCTTTATTACTGCTGCTACGAGATCTACGAAGACTACATGACCAGGAGGCTGAGCACAGACATGGCCGACATTCAAGCCAACTACCTGGAAAAGCCAGACAGCGGTTTCTGGGTGGCAGAGGCAGACACCAACGGCCAGTCCAAGGTGGTGGGGATGGTGGCAGTGACGGGGAAAATGACAGGGGAGAGGTTTGATGACTGGAACGGAGGAGCGATGGGAGAAGGCCCAGAGTTTGCCCAAGATGCCGGGGATGGGAGCTACGGCGAGATGTCCCACACGATTGTGGTGTTCCCATGGCGCCGCCAAAACCTGGGTTCACAGTTGACAAGGAAGGCCCTGGATTTCTGCAAAGAGCAAGGATACGCCCGCCTCGTTCTGGACGTCAGCTCGCCACAGACAGCGGCCATTTCCCTCTACCAAAAATGTGGTTTTGTTCAGACTGAATGCCACAGAAACACGCACGCCAACCGCTGGTTCTCCAAACTGGCCAGAATAAATGTGATGCGAATGGAAAAGTTAATTTAG